A genomic region of Mus pahari chromosome 22, PAHARI_EIJ_v1.1, whole genome shotgun sequence contains the following coding sequences:
- the Pigo gene encoding GPI ethanolamine phosphate transferase 3 isoform X3 has translation MQKVSVLLFLAWVSFLFYAGIALFTSGFLLTRLELTNQSSCHEPPGPGPLPWGSHGKPGACWMPSRFSRVVLVLIDALRFDFAQPQQSHVPGEPPVSVPFLGKLGSLQRILESRPHHGRLYRSHVDPPTTTMQRLKALTTGSLPTFIDAGSNFASHAIVEDNLIQQLNRAGRRVVFMGDDTWRDLFPGAFSQAFFFSSFNVRDLHTVDNGILEHLYPTLDSGAWDVLIAHFLGVDHCGHKHGPHHPEMAKKLSQMDQVIQGLIERLENDTLLVVAGDHGMTTNGDHGGDSELEVSRFLHTYSAATQDLQVKELHRLQTLFSEASARYQRLLRDPPEAEAALGTLTAEFQQFLRGARALCIESWARFSLVRMAGGAALLAAACLLCLLASHLAVAPGFLFRPLLLIPVAWGLTWTILYAGVSATTGSKIDSVVLGAVAAGGSLLPFLWKAWVSWGSKRPLAPLLPVPRPVLILLLIRLATFFSDSFVVAEARAAPFLLGSLVLFLVAQLHWEGQLLPPKLLTRLGSSAPTAPPRHSGAHALWLGIGLLLFTRLAGLFHRCPEETPACRSSPWLSPLASMVGGRAKNLWYGACVGALVALLVVVRLWLRRYGNLKSPEPPVLFVRWGLPLMVLGTAAYWALASGAEEAPPRLRALVAGASAVLPRAVMGLAASGLMLLLWRPVTVLVKAGAATSRTRTILTPFSGPPTSQADLDYVVPQIYRHIQEEFQGRLERTKAQGPITVAAYQLGSVYSAAMVTALLLLAFPLLLLHVERVSLVFLLLFLQSFLLLHLLAAGTPVATPGPFTVLWQAVSAWVLMATQTFYSTGHQPVFSAIHWHAAFVGFPDGHGSSTWLPALLVGANTFASHLLFAVGCPLLLLWPFLCERPGPKRRQPLPGSESEARIRPEEEEEQEQEPLMEMRLRDAPNHFNAALLQLGLKYLFILGAQILACALAAFVLRRHLMVWKVFAPKFIFEAVGFIVSSVGLLLGIALVMRVDVAVSSWFKNLVLAQQR, from the exons ATGCAGAAGGTCTCTGTGCTCCTCTTCTTAGCCTgggtcagttttcttttctacGCTGGCATTGCACTCTTCACCAGTGGCTTCCTTCTCACCCGCCTGGAACTCACCAACCAAAGCAGCTGCCACGAGCCCCCAGGCCCTGGTCCCCTGCCATGGGGAAGTCACGGAAAGCCTGGGGCCTGCTGGATGCCTTCCCGCTTCTCCAGGGTGGTTTTGGTGCTGATAGATGCTCTGCGGTTTGACTTTGCCCAGCCTCAGCAATCGCATGTGCCTGGGGAACCTCCTGTCTCCGTGCCTTTTCTGGGAAAATTAGGTTCCTTGCAGAGGATCCTAGAGAGTCGACCCCACCATGGCCGGCTGTACCGATCTCACGTGGACCCCCCCACGACCACCATGCAGCGTCTAAAGGCTCTCACCACTGGCTCGTTGCCAACTTTTATTGATGCTGGCAGTAACTTTGCCAGCCATGCTATAGTGGAAGATAATCTCATCCAGCAGCTCAACAGGGCAG GAAGGCGTGTAGTCTTCATGGGAGATGATACCTGGCGAGACCTCTTCCCCGGAGCCTTTTCCCAAGCTTTCTTCTTCTCATCCTTCAATGTCAGAGACCTGCACACCGTGGATAACGGCATCTTGGAACACCTCTATCCTACCC TGGACAGCGGTGCGTGGGATGTGCTGATCGCTCACTTCCTGGGTGTGGATCACTGTGGTCACAAGCACGGCCCTCACCACCCTGAAATGGCCAAGAAACTTAGCCAGATGGACCAGGTGATACA GGGACTTATAGAACGCCTGGAGAATGACACGCTGCTGGTGGTAGCTGGTGACCATGGGATGACCACGAATGGGGACCATGGAGGGGACAGTGAGCTGGAG GTGTCCCGGTTTCTTCATACCTACTCGGCTGCGACTCAGGATCTCCAAGTTAAAGAGCTTCATCGGCTGCAGACGCTCTTCTCCGAGGCCTCTGCGCGTTACCAGCGCCTTCTGCGGGATcccccagaggctgaggcagcgcTGGGCACATTGACTGCTGAGTTCCAGCAGTTCCTGCGGGGAGCTCGGGCCCTGTGCATCGAGTCTTGGGCCCGCTTCTCTCTGGTCCGAATGGCAGGGGGCGCTGCTCTCCTGGCTGctgcctgccttctctgcctgcttgcttccCACTTGGCAGTGGCCCCAGGCTTTCTCTTCCGCCCACTACTGCTAATACCTGTAGCCTGGGGCCTAACTTGGACCATCCTGTATGCTGGAGTCTCGGCAACTACTGGGTCGAAGATAGACTCAGTGGTTCTGGGAGCCGTGGCTGCAGGCGGTTCACTCCTACCTTTTCTGTGGAAAGCTTGGGTTAGCTGGGGGTCTAAGAGGCCCCTGGCTCCCCTACTTCCTGTCCCTAGACCTGTCCTAATCCTACTGCTCATTCGCTTGGCCACCTTCTTCTCGGATAGCTTTGTTGTTGCTGAGGCCAGGGCCGCCCCCTTCCTTCTGggctctcttgttctcttcctgGTTGCTCAGCTTCACTGGGAGGGTCAGCTACTGCCACCTAAACTGCTCACCCGCCTTGGCTCTTCTGCCCCAACAGCGCCCCCACGGCACAGTGGCGCGCATGCCCTGTGGCTTGGAATTGGGTTGCTTTTATTTACAAGGCTTGCCGGGCTTTTTCACCGCTGCCCGGAAGAGACACCTGCCTGTCGCTCCTCTCCCTGGCTGAGTCCTCTGGCATCTATGGTAGGCGGTCGAGCCAAGAATTTGTGGTACGGAGCTTGCGTGGGGGCACTGGTGGCCCTGTTAGTCGTCGTGCGCCTGTGGCTTCGCCGCTATGGTAATCTCAAGAGTCCTGAGCCCCCTGTGCTCTTTGTGCGCTGGGGGTTGCCTCTCATGGTACTGGGCACGGCTGCCTACTGGGCACTGGCGTCAGGAGCAGAGGAAGCACCACCACGCCTCCGGGCCCTGGTTGCTGGGGCTTCAGCTGTGCTGCCTCGGGCTGTGATGGGGCTGGCTGCCTCAGGGCTCATGCTACTGCTCTGGAGGCCTGTGACGGTGCTGGTGAAAGCTGGGGCTGCTACTTCAAGGACCAGGACTATCCTCACTCCCTTCTCAGGTCCCCCTACTTCTCAGGCTGACCTCGATTATGTGGTCCCACAAATCTACCGCCACATACAGGAGGAGTTCCAGGGCCGGCTCGAGAGGACTAAAGCTCAGGGTCCCATAACCGTGGCTGCCTATCAGTTGGGAAGTGTGTACTCGGCTGCTATGGTCACAGCCCTCCTCCTCTTGGCCTTCCCACTTCTGCTGTTGCATGTAGAGCGGGTGAGCCTCGTGTTCCTGCTCCTGTTTCTGCAGAGCTTCCTTCTCCTGCATCTGCTGGCCGCTGGGACACCAGTCGCCACCCCTG GTCCTTTTACTGTGCTGTGGCAGGCAGTCTCAGCTTGGGTCCTTATGGCCACGCAGACCTTCTACTCCACAGGCCACCAGCCTGTCTTTTCAGCCATCCATTGGCATGCAGCCTTCGTGGGCTTCCCAGACGGCCATGGCTCTTCTACCTGGTTGCCTGCCTTACTAGTGGGAGCTAACACCTTtgcctcccacctcctcttcGCAG TAGGCTGTCCACTGCTCCTGCTCTGGCCCTTCCTGTGTGAGCGTCCAGGGCCAAAGAGGAGGCAGCCCCTCCCAGgaagtgagtctgaggccagaatCCGGcccgaggaggaagaggagcaggagcaggagccacTGATGGAGATGCGCCTCCGGGATGCTCCGAATCACTTCAATGCAGCCCTGTTGCAGCTGGGCCTCAAGTACCTCTTTATCCTTGGAGCTCAG aTCCTAGCCTGTGCCTTGGCAGCCTTCGTCCTCCGCAGGCACCTCATGGTCTGGAAGGTGTTTGCTCCCAA GTTCATTTTTGAAGCCGTAGGTTTTATTGTGAGCAGTGTGGGACTTCTCCTGGGCATAGCATTGGTGATGCGAGTGGATGTCGCTGTGAGTTCCTGGTTCAAAAACCTAGTTCTGGCCCAGCAGAGGTAG
- the Pigo gene encoding GPI ethanolamine phosphate transferase 3 isoform X1, whose product MNILFSHRMQKVSVLLFLAWVSFLFYAGIALFTSGFLLTRLELTNQSSCHEPPGPGPLPWGSHGKPGACWMPSRFSRVVLVLIDALRFDFAQPQQSHVPGEPPVSVPFLGKLGSLQRILESRPHHGRLYRSHVDPPTTTMQRLKALTTGSLPTFIDAGSNFASHAIVEDNLIQQLNRAGRRVVFMGDDTWRDLFPGAFSQAFFFSSFNVRDLHTVDNGILEHLYPTLDSGAWDVLIAHFLGVDHCGHKHGPHHPEMAKKLSQMDQVIQGLIERLENDTLLVVAGDHGMTTNGDHGGDSELEVSAALFLYSPTALFPGVPPEEPEVIPQVSLVPTLALLLGLPIPFGNTGEVVAEVFSGGSESFGPHSSALAHVSALHINAQQVSRFLHTYSAATQDLQVKELHRLQTLFSEASARYQRLLRDPPEAEAALGTLTAEFQQFLRGARALCIESWARFSLVRMAGGAALLAAACLLCLLASHLAVAPGFLFRPLLLIPVAWGLTWTILYAGVSATTGSKIDSVVLGAVAAGGSLLPFLWKAWVSWGSKRPLAPLLPVPRPVLILLLIRLATFFSDSFVVAEARAAPFLLGSLVLFLVAQLHWEGQLLPPKLLTRLGSSAPTAPPRHSGAHALWLGIGLLLFTRLAGLFHRCPEETPACRSSPWLSPLASMVGGRAKNLWYGACVGALVALLVVVRLWLRRYGNLKSPEPPVLFVRWGLPLMVLGTAAYWALASGAEEAPPRLRALVAGASAVLPRAVMGLAASGLMLLLWRPVTVLVKAGAATSRTRTILTPFSGPPTSQADLDYVVPQIYRHIQEEFQGRLERTKAQGPITVAAYQLGSVYSAAMVTALLLLAFPLLLLHVERVSLVFLLLFLQSFLLLHLLAAGTPVATPGPFTVLWQAVSAWVLMATQTFYSTGHQPVFSAIHWHAAFVGFPDGHGSSTWLPALLVGANTFASHLLFAVGCPLLLLWPFLCERPGPKRRQPLPGSESEARIRPEEEEEQEQEPLMEMRLRDAPNHFNAALLQLGLKYLFILGAQILACALAAFVLRRHLMVWKVFAPKFIFEAVGFIVSSVGLLLGIALVMRVDVAVSSWFKNLVLAQQR is encoded by the exons ATGAACATTCTCTTCTCTCACAGGATGCAGAAGGTCTCTGTGCTCCTCTTCTTAGCCTgggtcagttttcttttctacGCTGGCATTGCACTCTTCACCAGTGGCTTCCTTCTCACCCGCCTGGAACTCACCAACCAAAGCAGCTGCCACGAGCCCCCAGGCCCTGGTCCCCTGCCATGGGGAAGTCACGGAAAGCCTGGGGCCTGCTGGATGCCTTCCCGCTTCTCCAGGGTGGTTTTGGTGCTGATAGATGCTCTGCGGTTTGACTTTGCCCAGCCTCAGCAATCGCATGTGCCTGGGGAACCTCCTGTCTCCGTGCCTTTTCTGGGAAAATTAGGTTCCTTGCAGAGGATCCTAGAGAGTCGACCCCACCATGGCCGGCTGTACCGATCTCACGTGGACCCCCCCACGACCACCATGCAGCGTCTAAAGGCTCTCACCACTGGCTCGTTGCCAACTTTTATTGATGCTGGCAGTAACTTTGCCAGCCATGCTATAGTGGAAGATAATCTCATCCAGCAGCTCAACAGGGCAG GAAGGCGTGTAGTCTTCATGGGAGATGATACCTGGCGAGACCTCTTCCCCGGAGCCTTTTCCCAAGCTTTCTTCTTCTCATCCTTCAATGTCAGAGACCTGCACACCGTGGATAACGGCATCTTGGAACACCTCTATCCTACCC TGGACAGCGGTGCGTGGGATGTGCTGATCGCTCACTTCCTGGGTGTGGATCACTGTGGTCACAAGCACGGCCCTCACCACCCTGAAATGGCCAAGAAACTTAGCCAGATGGACCAGGTGATACA GGGACTTATAGAACGCCTGGAGAATGACACGCTGCTGGTGGTAGCTGGTGACCATGGGATGACCACGAATGGGGACCATGGAGGGGACAGTGAGCTGGAGGTGTCAGCTGCACTTTTCTTGTATAGCCCCACAGCCCTCTTCCCTGGTGTCCCACCCGAG GAGCCGGAGGTTATTCCTCAGGTCAGCCTTGTGCCCACGCTGGCACTGCTGCTAGGCCTGCCCATCCCGTTTGGGAACACTGGGGAAGTGGTGGCTGAGGTATTCTCAGGTGGCAGTGAGTCCTTCGGTCCTCACTCCTCTGCTCTAGCCCACGTCTCGGCTCTCCACATCAATGCCCAGCAG GTGTCCCGGTTTCTTCATACCTACTCGGCTGCGACTCAGGATCTCCAAGTTAAAGAGCTTCATCGGCTGCAGACGCTCTTCTCCGAGGCCTCTGCGCGTTACCAGCGCCTTCTGCGGGATcccccagaggctgaggcagcgcTGGGCACATTGACTGCTGAGTTCCAGCAGTTCCTGCGGGGAGCTCGGGCCCTGTGCATCGAGTCTTGGGCCCGCTTCTCTCTGGTCCGAATGGCAGGGGGCGCTGCTCTCCTGGCTGctgcctgccttctctgcctgcttgcttccCACTTGGCAGTGGCCCCAGGCTTTCTCTTCCGCCCACTACTGCTAATACCTGTAGCCTGGGGCCTAACTTGGACCATCCTGTATGCTGGAGTCTCGGCAACTACTGGGTCGAAGATAGACTCAGTGGTTCTGGGAGCCGTGGCTGCAGGCGGTTCACTCCTACCTTTTCTGTGGAAAGCTTGGGTTAGCTGGGGGTCTAAGAGGCCCCTGGCTCCCCTACTTCCTGTCCCTAGACCTGTCCTAATCCTACTGCTCATTCGCTTGGCCACCTTCTTCTCGGATAGCTTTGTTGTTGCTGAGGCCAGGGCCGCCCCCTTCCTTCTGggctctcttgttctcttcctgGTTGCTCAGCTTCACTGGGAGGGTCAGCTACTGCCACCTAAACTGCTCACCCGCCTTGGCTCTTCTGCCCCAACAGCGCCCCCACGGCACAGTGGCGCGCATGCCCTGTGGCTTGGAATTGGGTTGCTTTTATTTACAAGGCTTGCCGGGCTTTTTCACCGCTGCCCGGAAGAGACACCTGCCTGTCGCTCCTCTCCCTGGCTGAGTCCTCTGGCATCTATGGTAGGCGGTCGAGCCAAGAATTTGTGGTACGGAGCTTGCGTGGGGGCACTGGTGGCCCTGTTAGTCGTCGTGCGCCTGTGGCTTCGCCGCTATGGTAATCTCAAGAGTCCTGAGCCCCCTGTGCTCTTTGTGCGCTGGGGGTTGCCTCTCATGGTACTGGGCACGGCTGCCTACTGGGCACTGGCGTCAGGAGCAGAGGAAGCACCACCACGCCTCCGGGCCCTGGTTGCTGGGGCTTCAGCTGTGCTGCCTCGGGCTGTGATGGGGCTGGCTGCCTCAGGGCTCATGCTACTGCTCTGGAGGCCTGTGACGGTGCTGGTGAAAGCTGGGGCTGCTACTTCAAGGACCAGGACTATCCTCACTCCCTTCTCAGGTCCCCCTACTTCTCAGGCTGACCTCGATTATGTGGTCCCACAAATCTACCGCCACATACAGGAGGAGTTCCAGGGCCGGCTCGAGAGGACTAAAGCTCAGGGTCCCATAACCGTGGCTGCCTATCAGTTGGGAAGTGTGTACTCGGCTGCTATGGTCACAGCCCTCCTCCTCTTGGCCTTCCCACTTCTGCTGTTGCATGTAGAGCGGGTGAGCCTCGTGTTCCTGCTCCTGTTTCTGCAGAGCTTCCTTCTCCTGCATCTGCTGGCCGCTGGGACACCAGTCGCCACCCCTG GTCCTTTTACTGTGCTGTGGCAGGCAGTCTCAGCTTGGGTCCTTATGGCCACGCAGACCTTCTACTCCACAGGCCACCAGCCTGTCTTTTCAGCCATCCATTGGCATGCAGCCTTCGTGGGCTTCCCAGACGGCCATGGCTCTTCTACCTGGTTGCCTGCCTTACTAGTGGGAGCTAACACCTTtgcctcccacctcctcttcGCAG TAGGCTGTCCACTGCTCCTGCTCTGGCCCTTCCTGTGTGAGCGTCCAGGGCCAAAGAGGAGGCAGCCCCTCCCAGgaagtgagtctgaggccagaatCCGGcccgaggaggaagaggagcaggagcaggagccacTGATGGAGATGCGCCTCCGGGATGCTCCGAATCACTTCAATGCAGCCCTGTTGCAGCTGGGCCTCAAGTACCTCTTTATCCTTGGAGCTCAG aTCCTAGCCTGTGCCTTGGCAGCCTTCGTCCTCCGCAGGCACCTCATGGTCTGGAAGGTGTTTGCTCCCAA GTTCATTTTTGAAGCCGTAGGTTTTATTGTGAGCAGTGTGGGACTTCTCCTGGGCATAGCATTGGTGATGCGAGTGGATGTCGCTGTGAGTTCCTGGTTCAAAAACCTAGTTCTGGCCCAGCAGAGGTAG
- the Pigo gene encoding GPI ethanolamine phosphate transferase 3 isoform X2: MQKVSVLLFLAWVSFLFYAGIALFTSGFLLTRLELTNQSSCHEPPGPGPLPWGSHGKPGACWMPSRFSRVVLVLIDALRFDFAQPQQSHVPGEPPVSVPFLGKLGSLQRILESRPHHGRLYRSHVDPPTTTMQRLKALTTGSLPTFIDAGSNFASHAIVEDNLIQQLNRAGRRVVFMGDDTWRDLFPGAFSQAFFFSSFNVRDLHTVDNGILEHLYPTLDSGAWDVLIAHFLGVDHCGHKHGPHHPEMAKKLSQMDQVIQGLIERLENDTLLVVAGDHGMTTNGDHGGDSELEVSAALFLYSPTALFPGVPPEEPEVIPQVSLVPTLALLLGLPIPFGNTGEVVAEVFSGGSESFGPHSSALAHVSALHINAQQVSRFLHTYSAATQDLQVKELHRLQTLFSEASARYQRLLRDPPEAEAALGTLTAEFQQFLRGARALCIESWARFSLVRMAGGAALLAAACLLCLLASHLAVAPGFLFRPLLLIPVAWGLTWTILYAGVSATTGSKIDSVVLGAVAAGGSLLPFLWKAWVSWGSKRPLAPLLPVPRPVLILLLIRLATFFSDSFVVAEARAAPFLLGSLVLFLVAQLHWEGQLLPPKLLTRLGSSAPTAPPRHSGAHALWLGIGLLLFTRLAGLFHRCPEETPACRSSPWLSPLASMVGGRAKNLWYGACVGALVALLVVVRLWLRRYGNLKSPEPPVLFVRWGLPLMVLGTAAYWALASGAEEAPPRLRALVAGASAVLPRAVMGLAASGLMLLLWRPVTVLVKAGAATSRTRTILTPFSGPPTSQADLDYVVPQIYRHIQEEFQGRLERTKAQGPITVAAYQLGSVYSAAMVTALLLLAFPLLLLHVERVSLVFLLLFLQSFLLLHLLAAGTPVATPGPFTVLWQAVSAWVLMATQTFYSTGHQPVFSAIHWHAAFVGFPDGHGSSTWLPALLVGANTFASHLLFAVGCPLLLLWPFLCERPGPKRRQPLPGSESEARIRPEEEEEQEQEPLMEMRLRDAPNHFNAALLQLGLKYLFILGAQILACALAAFVLRRHLMVWKVFAPKFIFEAVGFIVSSVGLLLGIALVMRVDVAVSSWFKNLVLAQQR, encoded by the exons ATGCAGAAGGTCTCTGTGCTCCTCTTCTTAGCCTgggtcagttttcttttctacGCTGGCATTGCACTCTTCACCAGTGGCTTCCTTCTCACCCGCCTGGAACTCACCAACCAAAGCAGCTGCCACGAGCCCCCAGGCCCTGGTCCCCTGCCATGGGGAAGTCACGGAAAGCCTGGGGCCTGCTGGATGCCTTCCCGCTTCTCCAGGGTGGTTTTGGTGCTGATAGATGCTCTGCGGTTTGACTTTGCCCAGCCTCAGCAATCGCATGTGCCTGGGGAACCTCCTGTCTCCGTGCCTTTTCTGGGAAAATTAGGTTCCTTGCAGAGGATCCTAGAGAGTCGACCCCACCATGGCCGGCTGTACCGATCTCACGTGGACCCCCCCACGACCACCATGCAGCGTCTAAAGGCTCTCACCACTGGCTCGTTGCCAACTTTTATTGATGCTGGCAGTAACTTTGCCAGCCATGCTATAGTGGAAGATAATCTCATCCAGCAGCTCAACAGGGCAG GAAGGCGTGTAGTCTTCATGGGAGATGATACCTGGCGAGACCTCTTCCCCGGAGCCTTTTCCCAAGCTTTCTTCTTCTCATCCTTCAATGTCAGAGACCTGCACACCGTGGATAACGGCATCTTGGAACACCTCTATCCTACCC TGGACAGCGGTGCGTGGGATGTGCTGATCGCTCACTTCCTGGGTGTGGATCACTGTGGTCACAAGCACGGCCCTCACCACCCTGAAATGGCCAAGAAACTTAGCCAGATGGACCAGGTGATACA GGGACTTATAGAACGCCTGGAGAATGACACGCTGCTGGTGGTAGCTGGTGACCATGGGATGACCACGAATGGGGACCATGGAGGGGACAGTGAGCTGGAGGTGTCAGCTGCACTTTTCTTGTATAGCCCCACAGCCCTCTTCCCTGGTGTCCCACCCGAG GAGCCGGAGGTTATTCCTCAGGTCAGCCTTGTGCCCACGCTGGCACTGCTGCTAGGCCTGCCCATCCCGTTTGGGAACACTGGGGAAGTGGTGGCTGAGGTATTCTCAGGTGGCAGTGAGTCCTTCGGTCCTCACTCCTCTGCTCTAGCCCACGTCTCGGCTCTCCACATCAATGCCCAGCAG GTGTCCCGGTTTCTTCATACCTACTCGGCTGCGACTCAGGATCTCCAAGTTAAAGAGCTTCATCGGCTGCAGACGCTCTTCTCCGAGGCCTCTGCGCGTTACCAGCGCCTTCTGCGGGATcccccagaggctgaggcagcgcTGGGCACATTGACTGCTGAGTTCCAGCAGTTCCTGCGGGGAGCTCGGGCCCTGTGCATCGAGTCTTGGGCCCGCTTCTCTCTGGTCCGAATGGCAGGGGGCGCTGCTCTCCTGGCTGctgcctgccttctctgcctgcttgcttccCACTTGGCAGTGGCCCCAGGCTTTCTCTTCCGCCCACTACTGCTAATACCTGTAGCCTGGGGCCTAACTTGGACCATCCTGTATGCTGGAGTCTCGGCAACTACTGGGTCGAAGATAGACTCAGTGGTTCTGGGAGCCGTGGCTGCAGGCGGTTCACTCCTACCTTTTCTGTGGAAAGCTTGGGTTAGCTGGGGGTCTAAGAGGCCCCTGGCTCCCCTACTTCCTGTCCCTAGACCTGTCCTAATCCTACTGCTCATTCGCTTGGCCACCTTCTTCTCGGATAGCTTTGTTGTTGCTGAGGCCAGGGCCGCCCCCTTCCTTCTGggctctcttgttctcttcctgGTTGCTCAGCTTCACTGGGAGGGTCAGCTACTGCCACCTAAACTGCTCACCCGCCTTGGCTCTTCTGCCCCAACAGCGCCCCCACGGCACAGTGGCGCGCATGCCCTGTGGCTTGGAATTGGGTTGCTTTTATTTACAAGGCTTGCCGGGCTTTTTCACCGCTGCCCGGAAGAGACACCTGCCTGTCGCTCCTCTCCCTGGCTGAGTCCTCTGGCATCTATGGTAGGCGGTCGAGCCAAGAATTTGTGGTACGGAGCTTGCGTGGGGGCACTGGTGGCCCTGTTAGTCGTCGTGCGCCTGTGGCTTCGCCGCTATGGTAATCTCAAGAGTCCTGAGCCCCCTGTGCTCTTTGTGCGCTGGGGGTTGCCTCTCATGGTACTGGGCACGGCTGCCTACTGGGCACTGGCGTCAGGAGCAGAGGAAGCACCACCACGCCTCCGGGCCCTGGTTGCTGGGGCTTCAGCTGTGCTGCCTCGGGCTGTGATGGGGCTGGCTGCCTCAGGGCTCATGCTACTGCTCTGGAGGCCTGTGACGGTGCTGGTGAAAGCTGGGGCTGCTACTTCAAGGACCAGGACTATCCTCACTCCCTTCTCAGGTCCCCCTACTTCTCAGGCTGACCTCGATTATGTGGTCCCACAAATCTACCGCCACATACAGGAGGAGTTCCAGGGCCGGCTCGAGAGGACTAAAGCTCAGGGTCCCATAACCGTGGCTGCCTATCAGTTGGGAAGTGTGTACTCGGCTGCTATGGTCACAGCCCTCCTCCTCTTGGCCTTCCCACTTCTGCTGTTGCATGTAGAGCGGGTGAGCCTCGTGTTCCTGCTCCTGTTTCTGCAGAGCTTCCTTCTCCTGCATCTGCTGGCCGCTGGGACACCAGTCGCCACCCCTG GTCCTTTTACTGTGCTGTGGCAGGCAGTCTCAGCTTGGGTCCTTATGGCCACGCAGACCTTCTACTCCACAGGCCACCAGCCTGTCTTTTCAGCCATCCATTGGCATGCAGCCTTCGTGGGCTTCCCAGACGGCCATGGCTCTTCTACCTGGTTGCCTGCCTTACTAGTGGGAGCTAACACCTTtgcctcccacctcctcttcGCAG TAGGCTGTCCACTGCTCCTGCTCTGGCCCTTCCTGTGTGAGCGTCCAGGGCCAAAGAGGAGGCAGCCCCTCCCAGgaagtgagtctgaggccagaatCCGGcccgaggaggaagaggagcaggagcaggagccacTGATGGAGATGCGCCTCCGGGATGCTCCGAATCACTTCAATGCAGCCCTGTTGCAGCTGGGCCTCAAGTACCTCTTTATCCTTGGAGCTCAG aTCCTAGCCTGTGCCTTGGCAGCCTTCGTCCTCCGCAGGCACCTCATGGTCTGGAAGGTGTTTGCTCCCAA GTTCATTTTTGAAGCCGTAGGTTTTATTGTGAGCAGTGTGGGACTTCTCCTGGGCATAGCATTGGTGATGCGAGTGGATGTCGCTGTGAGTTCCTGGTTCAAAAACCTAGTTCTGGCCCAGCAGAGGTAG
- the Stoml2 gene encoding stomatin-like protein 2, mitochondrial, whose protein sequence is MLARAARGTGALLLRGSVQASGRVPRRASSGLPRNTVILFVPQQEAWVVERMGRFHRILEPGLNVLIPVLDRIRYVQSLKEIVINVPEQSAVTLDNVTLQIDGVLYLRIMDPYKASYGVEDPEYAVTQLAQTTMRSELGKLSLDKVFRERESLNANIVDAINQAADCWGIRCLRYEIKDIHVPPRVKESMQMQVEAERRKRATVLESEGTRESAINVAEGKKQAQILASEAEKAEQINQAAGEASAVLAKAKAKAEAIRILAGALTQHNGDAAASLTVAEQYVSAFSKLAKDSNTVLLPSNPSDVTSMVAQAMGVYGALTKTPVPGAQNSSESRRDVQATDTSIEELGRVKLS, encoded by the exons ATGCTGGCGCGCGCGGCGCGGGGCACTGGAGCCCTTCTGCTGAGG GGCTCGGTGCAGGCTTCTGGCCGGGTTCCGCGCCGCGCCTCCTCTGGACTGCCCCGAAACACCGTGATCCTGTTTGTGCCTCAGCAGGAGGCCTGGGTGGTGGAGCGAATGGGCCGATTCCACCGGATCCTGGAACCG GGCTTGAACGTCCTCATCCCCGTGTTAGACCGAATCCGGTATGTGCAGAGTCTCAAGGAAATTGTTATCAACGTGCCTGAGCAGTCAGCCGTAACTCTTG ACAATGTAACGCTACAAATAGATGGAGTCCTTTATCTGCGCATCATGGATCCTTACAAG GCAAGTTACGGTGTGGAAGACCCGGAGTATGCCGTCACCCAGTTAGCTCAGACGACTATGAGATCAGAGCTTGGCAAACTCTCTCTGGACAAAGTTTTTCGG GAGCGCGAGTCCCTGAATGCCAACATTGTGGATGCCATCAACCAGGCTGCCGACTGCTGGGGCATCCGATGCCTGCGATACGAGATCAAGGATATCCATGTGCCACCGAGAGTGAAAGAGTCTATGCAGATGCAG GTAGAGGCAGAGCGCCGGAAGCGGGCCACGGTTCTAGAGTCCGAAGGGACACGAGAGTCGGCAATCAATGTGGCAGAGGGGAAGAAACAAGCCCAGATTCTGGCCTCCGAAGCAGAAAAGGCTGAACAGATAAATCAGGCAGCAG gagaaGCCAGTGCAGTTCTGGCCAAGGCCAAGGCTAAAGCGGAAGCGATTCGAATTCTGGCTGGGGCTCTGACTCAACAT AATGGAGACGCAGCAGCTTCGCTCACTGTGGCTGAGCAGTACGTCAGCGCATTCTCCAAACTGGCCAAGGATTCTAACACAGTTCTACTGCCTTCCAATCCCAGCGACGTCACAAGTATGGTGGCTCAG GCCATGGGTGTCTATGGGGCTCTCACCAAAACCCCAGTGCCCGGAGCCCAGAACTCCAGCGAGAGCAGAAGAGATGTCCAGGCTACAGACACGAGTATTGAAGAACTGGGTAGAGTCAAGCTCAGTTAG